CTGTACCTACGATATCTATTTGTGACCatattggccctgttcgtttggctgaaaaaacaagacaaaatattgttccggctgaattgatgtgagagaaaaatactgttttggctgaaaaaaaaaccgaacaagaaggattttaagacaagcgaacggggcaatTATTGCAGATTTATGATTCTTACAGGACCAAAAATATCCCTCTCCAAAAGATGAATTTACATTAGACATTCCGTCCAAAACGTAAGACGTTTTCTAGGACTGCTGTACAACATATATTCTCTGTCCTAGAAAAAAATATAATTGTGTTAATTCAAATCATATTTAGTTGCCTTAATCATCGTTAGTTGGACtgaatttttataaaaatatgctaATATTTATAATTTCAAATACATATTATTATTTATTAATCATAAAATATATTATTATAGTGTACCTTTTTGGAATGATCATAAGTATTGATAATGTTTTATTATACGTTCATTTAAATTTAGGATAGCTTAACTTAAACCAAATCTGGAAGCATTCATTCGTTTTGAGATGGTGTTTGTTTCAAAAGATTCATATAAAAAAAATCTTGCTCAACAACTCCTACATAGGTAAAGTATAACCCGTGCACAGGATACCTTTGGATCCACGATAAATACATACGGCTACACATACGAGTGTCGGCAAGCCGGCTGCTTCCGCTGGAAGATATTTATTTCTGTCCGGGCAATTTgcgataaataaaataaataaataaataaataaataaataaatacaaccCAAATTGTCTTGGACTACTCTTTCTGGATTATATATAGAAGCATTGATCGATACACTTTAAACCTGCATATATTTATCTAGTCCAAAATACATGAGCACGACCACTTGGCAGCCATTCGTGCACGCGTGAGTAAACAAGGGACGCGTCCGGGCACCAAGAAATTGACAGGCAATTTAAAAAATAATGTAACAAAAAAGCAGGGACAGATACACTCTAACAACCAGCAGCCTCCATCCCCATACATACACACAATGCAAATACGTACACACAACTGTACAAATACGACAGAATTTAAGGTAAGGCACTTGAGCAAGAAGTGTATGTGTCTATGACTCTATGTACAGAGAGCTCAACCTCACACTCATTTTTCAAGCCCAACACAAAGGTGACATCTCAACCTCaaagaaagaagcaaaagaacaAAGGGAAAGCATCACACACAAAAGCATAGAAACCtctctcttcttcaacctctgagttctctttttttttctccttcGGTTTCAGAATGCGAAGGTGGTAATGGCCTAGTACCCTCATCAAAGACAAACCATAGATATATAGTACTGAAGGATGGGAGGcctacgcacgcacgcacgcaaggGAGCTAGCTAGCAGTGCTGCTCTCTCACACTGTACCCCACATAAATAGGTACACGCCATTGCTGAGCTCCTTCAGAGCTTGAGCTTGAGGACAGCCGGGTGGCGGTGCGAGTCGATGAGGATGGACCAGAGGACGTGAACGTCCTCGTCCTGGCACGACTGCACGTCCTTGTACAGGATGTGCATTCCCCTCCCTGCCAAGCAAAGTCACGTACCCCAGTACGTTATCTATCAATGCAAATCAAATTGTGCAAGCATATGCATGTTCAGAAACAacaaggcaggcaggcaggccagCAAGAACTCATGGTGTTTCAAATTGCAATGCAGCATGATCACAACAATTCAGATATGATGAGTGATGATCAGAGGCAGAGAGACAGAGGGAGATGAACTAGAACTACTTACGGTTGCGGCGCTCGGAATGCGCCCTCACCCACATCCTCCTAAGAGGGGAGAAGAGGGAGTGGAGCCACCCCATCCCCACGGAGAGGGCGGAAAACGAGCTAGGATCAAACAAATGTGGCTGCGCTGCAGGGCTCCTGTGCAAAAGGAAAGGAAATAGGCAGCAGCAAGAGGATGCCGGGGTAGTAGAGAGCGGGTAGCCATCAGGGGGGGCGTTGCTTTTGGCACGGGGCAGGGCAGGGGTGAAGTCTATTGCACTGTTCTCAGGCCTCAGGCCACACAATGTGCTTCCTTGCAGCCCACTCATGGTGTCCTCAGCAATTTATTCTGGTATCTTGTCCCTTTCCCCTCCTCACTCTTCTTCCTACCTCCCCTCGCTTTCCTCCATCCCCCTTGCATTGGAACCGCGATTTCGCACCCCCCACCCCCAAAAAAGAATATATACTGGTAATGCAAGTAAGGTAGTAGTAGTGCCACACCAGAATGTGGTTATATATGTCCTATATGTATGTATGTGGATTTCATTTTTCCTGTTGGATGTACCTTCTGCAAGCTGAGCAGCTTTTATAATTCTGTATACTTTGAAGAAGCCGAGTACTGTTTGGTCAGCCTTTGCCGCCATCCTTGTGTTTTATGCCATATCTTGGTCTCCCCTTTCTTAAAGGAAAGAATGTCTTTGAACAAACACTAATGGTCGTCGTAGCTTTTGGTTTTAATATTTGTATAAGGCAGGATACTGATTTGCTGGGTCCGATTTGCCGATTTGGAGCTATTATGCACTTAAGCTAGTGCACAAAAAGAAGGCATAATAAAGAAGCTAAATACTGACATATCAATAGTCGCTAATTTGTTTTAAGTAATCATTAACCTTTTGAATAGATATTGCACTGACTCAGACTAGTAAGTAGCACATACCTTTTAGATGTTGTCTATTGTGTTGTCGGTACGCTGCTCTTGTCAGTGTGTATATGTACATGCGTACAGTCTTTGACCAAGACTCGCATAttagcttctccaagctgcagaAAACAATGCATGAGGTGGTGCTCTTAATGCTTGCTGAAGAGGTACAAACAACTGAATGGCCGTCCCAACTTGTATATATACTCTGTCGATATTAGATACAATGTAGGATTAGACAAGAACACACAATGTTTTGGGCTGGTAAAGTTTAATATGCTTCTAAGTTCTAATATATAGAGTACCAAACAGAAGCCGAGGGAACAATTAAAAATGGTGCAAACAGGTTGATTTGACCAGCAAGGGTCACTGTCCGTTGTTGGATTGTTCTTCTAGAATATTGTGTAATAATTCGTTCAAAAAAGAAGGATAGTGTGTAATAACAAAGAAAACATAATGTTGTCTTGTTGATTAGATGCAGACAAGTGAATGGCCATCCATAATTACACATACTACCTTCGTCCCTGAATAAGTTAATTTATGAGAAGAGTGCAAAGATTTATGACACCAAAGTAGTATTATTAAACACAACATAAAATATTTTTCATAATGTGCTTATTTGGTTTCATAAATATTTGTGTTTTTTCTATAAATTCTATCAAACATATAAAAAAAGTTTGACTTCATACAACTCTAGGAGTTGATTTTCAGGAACAGAGCAAGTATATAGTTTACTTTTACCGAACAAGTTACCATTTACATGTAAGGTTGTGAGATTTTTATATTCTTTCAACAGGGGAGCGACAAAACAAAAACAGAGGAGAACAGTAAAAAAGGTTCAAACATATTCATCCATCAAAAAAGGAAAAGCTCTACATGTGGACCACCCAGGGTCTTTATTCTTTGTTTCCTTGTTATTCTAGAATGTTGTGTAATAGCGAGGAAACATAAACTACTCGACTTAGCATGTAAGCAAAATGCAATTCACTCATTATAATCACTGATCAGGTAAGCCCGAGCCTTACCAATTGAAGTTCTTGATCTTGGCCACTGGTCTTCTTGAACACAATTTACTGGCCACTTATTATATGCTGTTGATGCTTAATATTGACAGGCCCCCAGCAGCACCATCAGTTCACATCTGTCTGGTCCAGACTAGTGTAAGAAATTTCAAAGGTTTTGTGTTCCATCACCATCCTGGCACACGAAACAACTTCACCAACAGCAGTTTGTGTGACTTGCAAAAATAAAGTGATGCGACATCACAACTAGTAAcagcaaaagaagaaaaagaaaaaaaagccaCTGTAATTGTTATTTTCTTTCAACGTTGTTCTAAACAGAAGAAAACAAGTTGAGGCGTGGAGCAAAACCAAGATATTCCATTTTATTAATTTGAGTACTAGTTATTCTTTCTGCACATGAATATTAACAGAAGTGCTGATTTGGCACTGGCAAACTGTGTTTGAAGGATGAAGAATACATATAGTTATAGGACAGACATCAGTCCTACCATTACTTGTTGTGTATTGCTGACAATTTAGTAGCTGATTCCTGGCTCAGATGCAAAGAAAATTATTTATCCAAACAAAAAAGTGAAATTGGAGTGTAACTTGAAGAGATATATTGCACCTGATAAGTGAGAACATGGTTTCAGAGCTCATCAGATGAAACTAGAAACACTTGCAGACTGAATTAGGCATTCTACATAGCAAACTGGTGGCAACATGCAACGAACAGCGAACAGGATAAGcttttcaacaacaacaacaacaacaacaacaacaaagcctttaagtcccaaacaagttggggtaggctagagttgaaacccaacagaagcaatcaaggttcaggcacgtgaatagctgtcttccaagcactcctatctaaggctaagtctttgggtatattccatcctttcaagtctccttttattgcctctacccaagtcaacttcggtcttcctctgcctctcttcacgtgaACAGGATAAGCTTTTCGTTCAAAAAAAATGTTAGCAATTTTAGGATGTTTTATACTGTTGAAGAAATCCTTGTGCTAAGAGCAAACTACATCAGTttactttctttttttttcttttttttttttttgcgaaagatCAGATTACAAAACAATTTACAATAGGATGAAGGGGACGACTATGGCCCAAACAATTTCAAGCTCCAAATGTTTTTCTTCATTATGTTCATAGCACACAGTTCTGTTCCATGTCTCACTTGGAGGATGAGTAATTGATGGTGGTTAAAATGGACATAAAATGCATACACATGTAGCGTTATCATTTCTTACTACAGGTCTCAATTTTTGTaaatgaatgcaacaaataaagCAAGATATAATACTAAGTATGCAGAATCATAATAGAGATATGGAATTTGGCACTTTGGCTCAGATAGATGTGTGATTAAACCGATAGACTTTTTAACCTCAGTTTTGCCTGTTGCCAAAATTACAGCACAGTCCAAGACCCTTGCAAGAGCAAGATGGCCAACAAAAATCTGCATCAATCGTAAGCCAGTAACTGAAGACACATGAGATTAACAGATGTTAAATCATCCCATGTGAAGAAGTGCAAATTCTGAAAGAAAAACGGCCAGAATTGAGCTATATTAGAAGGTATGTTTCGTTTCACTGCTCCTTGCTTTTTATACTAAAACAAGTCCTCTGTTCACGTGCAAACATCGTAAAAATGATTCATGGTCATCTAAGTAGTAAATGGAAACTGCATGGAAGCAATCTTTCTCATATGCAGAAATGCTAGTCACTTATCTGGAAGACGATGTCTAGAAACAATTACTGCGACGGTAACATCTACACAGAATTCTGTCATTCAGACTATTTCTCACAAAACTTGAAAACATTGTTGACATTGCATCCTGTTCCAGGGCAACCATTAGACAATCattgtgtagcacccggttttaaaaacaaaatcagatacacaccatatgtgagtccaggaaATCAAATCTcccatatagctacaaataagggtaatatcaatagacaatgctcaatatataacgtacttagtataaggaatataaccttagattgcaaacagcggaaagacaacttcgatctttcacaaggacaactgactggttgatcataatcCTAagttctccaaactctagcaatctagtacccatccgggatttttatctaaataattgaaaaataaagcaagcgtaaatacatgtcgtactcaacaaatataacatggggttcatgagactcaaaaggttgacactggtttaacttcGATTTGCTTTTAGTGAgttatcttttagcaattgggtggcaacaagtttattcacaaacgcatgtaaacacatgatcaggtaaacatgaataatgaatagcataaacagtaatcattagtgagcatcttcatcatccgtatcatcagcgttcatcatctattcggtaagggttccaaggtcgctcgtgaccgtgagcacggctgatataccagttttacactctgcagaggtacactttcactgtgagtcgtgatttaccctttcgtccgaggtgatcaacctcttgacccactacctaagaaggtcgacagggttcactatgaagcctttcaaagattcgtctaacaagtcaTGATtgttagattcactcgacaaacatatgtagAGCCTCCCtttccgatggcacaatgacacgtagcTTATACACAagaggacagaggccgcactattcTTGATTCGTCAAgctattcttacgccaataaaggtaaccactaataagctagaaaatgtcctcatactgagctaaagctagagccatgtggccctcacagttgtactgtaagtcccggatgaccacttacagataagtccttaaggagagaaatctagagcaccataaaaacagtccaatgctctagcccccttattccatattgttaaaaagcatcttttagtatttattgcatatttcattagtcaagttacaagatcatgacttTGGTTTGAGCACTAGCTTCATATTGCCCAATGCAATACCCGATAGGTAACAAGGTACaaagtaacaaagtactaggaaatccttagggtagtcaagatagacacatgcaacatgaattaaataattaaaggtgtataggataacaaggatgatcacatgctatacttaccttaaaactctgatcttcttctagtccaaatcttcaaagatctgcttcttgatttaccatatatagctcaccgactggacatgttcataaagcaccacacaaacatccatgcaatcatacacgaagcaaacaataggactaaattagaatagtacaccagcaAGTAaaaagttttaaagatgttctacacgttattacgaacacacagacacaaaaaacactctaatcagagctataacgaagaagttatgaattaaataagattcctttaataaaataatagattaaatctaaccttgaatttcaaaagttgaaaatatatttaacattAGGATGAACATGCAAATTatgcaattacgaatctaacgcaacttgaatgggtcaaattggagttaaaacgaagaagttatggcctaaacaaggctagtgacaaaactgtaaatagatgaaaacatattttgaatctaCCAGAAGGAAACTACGCTTTCAGAATAGAAAAACGTATTCTAGGAATACGCCATGGACTGTGGGTTGGAACTTAAAATCTTGCGGGGGCTTTATGCAAAATTAGCAGGCGAAGGGGTATGGTTAGATCTGGACTGTTGGATCTAAAGTGGACGGTGCAGATTAAAAACGAGGAGGGAGAGGGAAATGGCCGGCGGCCAAAACAGTGCCAGCATGGCGGTTCCTCCATTGACAGCGACGAGAAGCTCGCCGGTGTACACGGTTAGGTCCCTAGAGGCCATGGTTTCACAAATTGATGACACCAGGAGGCAGCGGGGACGATGGAGACCTCAGGcctgtttgcttgaacttatcagtcgacTTATCAaatagaatctacagtatttttctctcacaacaaaacagctttagatagcttatcagccgactttaataccagccgaacatgccACTCACCTAGGGCTTGCTCGCGGTTGATGGCCGGACTACGGCGACAGACGGCGAGCTCATGTGAACGACGACAGTGTGGGGTGAGCAAACCAGagcgagaaaagaagaaagaaggggacgACGACTTCGCAAACTCGACGCGAAGCTCGGGATCGACTTACGGTGGCAGCGGAGCGGCTAGGCGAGCACGGCGGTGGCAAGCTCCTTCTCGGTGAGATCTAAATAGCACACTAGGGCTGCAGCTGTGTGGCGACTTGAGATGGGGTTCGGTAGGGAGGCAGCGATGGACATGGCCGGCGGTGACCGAGCTCATCGGTGCAACCAAAAAACGGTCCTAGAGACCACGATTCGACACGGGGATTACACGGGGAGAAAGAGGACGGCGAGGCGAACTCACCTCGGCACTTTTCGTGGTTGGAGATGACACAGAGACGATGCGCGGTGCTCGGTGATGGATGGCTATGGCAGCGCTAGGGCTGTGGTGGTGGCGCGGCGACTCGACGAGCGAGGTGGCTGCTGCTGAGGGTTATGCGGGGTATCGGCACTGTGcggacggctgctatttatggcCCGGGGAGCTTAGCGTGCACGACAAGGCACGGAGACATGGCAGCGTTAGGcttccatggcgcggcagagagTCCTGGGCGGCTACGTCGCAAGGAGGAAGAACACTGATAGATGGGTCCCACCAGTCGACGACCGAAGTAGCGGGGCCCGCGCGTCAGTGGAACATGGCGGAAGAGAGGAGGCGGGTGCGTCCACACATGGGCTTTCCTACTGGGCCGCCAGCTGGGCTACGGGAAGAGGGAGAGAGGCCGAGCGGGGTTGGAGCCGAGTTGGGCTACgggaaggagagaaggagatgGGCCGCGGGGTAAGGCTAGCGCCAAGGAGAGAGGGGAGAGGgacagtgatgaggacatgacctctatacatatgaccatgcttggagaaccatttggagaccaaggagatcagcgagggtgtcctaagcaagaaggaggtctgaggctaattcggttcgagtccccgaggtggaggcccaaagcaactcaagttcgagtctgtctcaggttctaggaccagtctgccttaaactagtcacccaagacgcatttggactctgttttcgatgatccatatatggatggaaagataattggataagaaagccaacccaattggtttcatgtcaaaagaccttcgaaatcaatgggaatcatcgaaacaagttagcttccagaatctatcaggtgctgcgacaccgtcttttggtcc
Above is a genomic segment from Miscanthus floridulus cultivar M001 chromosome 3, ASM1932011v1, whole genome shotgun sequence containing:
- the LOC136545488 gene encoding uncharacterized protein, giving the protein MSGLQGSTLCGLRPENSAIDFTPALPRAKSNAPPDGYPLSTTPASSCCCLFPFLLHRSPAAQPHLFDPSSFSALSVGMGWLHSLFSPLRRMWVRAHSERRNRRGMHILYKDVQSCQDEDVHVLWSILIDSHRHPAVLKLKL